In the Lysinibacillus sp. PLM2 genome, one interval contains:
- the ylaC gene encoding RNA polymerase sigma factor YlaC — protein sequence MDNLYKKYNRTIFKYIFYLVQNEPLAEDFMQETFLKAFKSRHSFRKESNDETYLRKIARNIVYDYFRRKKLIALLPYSRHHEQSQPDTVMNYIIQNEDRKELFEALSKLKITYREVLILRKIEQFSLEETAEILGWKIEKVKNTQRAALKALKQVWKGVDVVGTEQIDMGRIK from the coding sequence ATGGATAATTTATATAAAAAATACAATCGAACTATATTCAAGTACATATTTTACTTAGTACAAAATGAACCACTTGCAGAAGATTTTATGCAAGAGACGTTTTTAAAAGCGTTTAAAAGTCGTCATTCATTCCGTAAAGAATCAAACGATGAAACGTATTTGAGGAAAATCGCCCGTAATATTGTCTATGATTATTTTCGACGCAAAAAACTTATCGCTTTGTTACCTTATAGTCGACATCATGAACAATCACAGCCGGATACTGTCATGAATTATATTATACAAAACGAAGATAGGAAAGAACTTTTTGAAGCACTTAGTAAATTAAAGATAACTTATAGAGAAGTTCTTATCTTAAGAAAAATCGAGCAGTTTTCTCTAGAAGAAACCGCAGAAATATTAGGGTGGAAAATTGAAAAGGTTAAAAATACACAAAGAGCGGCATTAAAGGCATTAAAACAAGTATGGAAGGGGGTTGATGTTGTTGGAACAGAACAAATCGATATGGGAAGAATTAAATGA
- a CDS encoding peptide ABC transporter ATP-binding protein — protein MEKIIEIQHLKKSFGNHEVLRDVNFSVSKGEVVCLIGSSGSGKSTLLRCINLLESPSGGEIIYKGQNILNENHDVKQYRTHLGMVFQQFNLFNNHNVLKNCVVGQQKVLKRSKEEAERNALKYLEIVGMDKYINAKPSQLSGGQKQRVAIARALAMDPDVMLFDEPTSALDPEMVGEVLKVMRMLADQGNTMIIVTHEMEFAKEVSDRIVFMDKGVIVEEGSPDQVLVNPKHERTKEFLKRTLK, from the coding sequence ATGGAAAAAATTATTGAAATACAACATTTAAAAAAATCATTTGGAAATCATGAAGTTCTACGCGATGTGAATTTTTCGGTATCAAAGGGAGAGGTAGTTTGCTTAATCGGTTCTTCCGGTTCAGGTAAATCTACACTATTACGTTGTATTAATTTACTAGAAAGTCCTTCAGGTGGAGAAATTATATATAAGGGACAAAATATTTTAAATGAAAATCACGATGTTAAACAATATCGTACTCATTTAGGCATGGTGTTCCAACAATTTAACTTATTTAATAACCATAACGTATTAAAAAACTGTGTTGTAGGTCAGCAAAAGGTTTTAAAACGTTCAAAAGAAGAAGCGGAACGTAATGCATTAAAGTATTTGGAAATTGTCGGTATGGATAAATACATAAATGCGAAACCGAGCCAATTGTCTGGTGGACAAAAACAACGTGTTGCAATCGCTCGTGCCCTTGCAATGGATCCAGACGTTATGTTATTTGATGAACCGACGTCTGCTTTAGACCCAGAGATGGTTGGAGAAGTTTTAAAAGTTATGCGAATGCTTGCAGACCAAGGAAATACGATGATTATCGTAACTCATGAAATGGAGTTTGCAAAAGAAGTATCTGACCGAATAGTGTTTATGGATAAAGGTGTAATTGTAGAAGAAGGATCACCGGATCAAGTATTAGTAAATCCAAAACACGAAAGAACGAAAGAATTCCTAAAACGTACATTAAAATAA
- a CDS encoding amino acid ABC transporter substrate-binding protein — MSLEVILSILKENWPSYLHGAYITLLIAIFSTIIGALIGLFIGIMHTIPLRKKSFKSFILKIFNFILSVYVEIFRGTPMIVQAVVVFYGVAAYGFVMDRFVAAVLVVALNTGAYMAEYVRGGIVSIDKGQYEAAEAIGMSHFQTMVNVILPQVVRNILPATGNQLIMNIKDSAVLSVISVTELFFATQSIISVNYKYAESYLIACVMYLIMTFAASRLLLLVEKKLDGPKDYNFQQEKEVA; from the coding sequence ATGAGTTTAGAGGTAATACTCTCAATACTAAAGGAAAATTGGCCAAGTTATTTACATGGAGCATATATAACTTTACTAATAGCAATTTTTAGTACAATTATTGGTGCACTTATCGGATTATTTATAGGGATTATGCATACCATCCCGTTACGAAAAAAATCTTTTAAATCGTTTATTCTCAAGATATTTAATTTCATATTATCTGTGTATGTTGAAATTTTCCGTGGCACACCAATGATTGTACAAGCTGTAGTAGTTTTCTATGGAGTTGCAGCCTATGGTTTTGTAATGGATCGATTTGTAGCTGCAGTTCTAGTTGTTGCTTTAAATACAGGTGCTTATATGGCTGAATATGTTCGCGGTGGTATTGTATCAATTGACAAAGGACAATATGAAGCAGCAGAAGCAATTGGGATGAGTCATTTCCAAACAATGGTTAACGTAATTTTACCTCAAGTCGTTCGTAACATTTTACCAGCAACTGGTAACCAACTGATTATGAATATTAAAGATTCAGCTGTATTAAGTGTTATTAGTGTGACAGAATTATTCTTTGCAACGCAATCTATCATAAGTGTTAATTACAAATATGCTGAATCTTATTTAATCGCATGTGTTATGTACTTAATTATGACATTTGCTGCATCGCGTTTATTATTACTAGTAGAGAAGAAGTTAGATGGCCCAAAAGATTATAATTTCCAGCAAGAAAAAGAAGTCGCGTAA